Proteins from a genomic interval of Terriglobia bacterium:
- a CDS encoding sigma-54 dependent transcriptional regulator, with the protein MINRKTKIMVVDDEEAMREVLEMRLQGWGFDVRSACDGLEAQDLALSYDPDIIISDVVMPELSGLDLLRSLKADRADRPVVLVTAQGSIDLAVEAMKQGAQDFVTKPLDYGKLRAILQVAENDLELRRKSQRLLSQLDQGGFGNFVGSSKAMREVYSLIQSLSSTDASVIITGESGTGKELAARTIHQMSSRSTGPFIAVNAAAIPENLMESEILGHEKGAFTGAIGLRAGCFELANRGTLFLDEIAEMPLALQPKLLRVIEDRRVRRVGGSHEFSVDVRVIAATNKHPWAAVEGGRLREDLYYRLNVFTIALPQLRERKGDIALLAHYFMREFNRKHDTRVEGLREEAVELLKAYPWPGNVRELKNVMERAVILARGKWIESSHLPAYVVTPHAGSGAKIVLPIGVTAAEAEKELILKTLENTGQNKAEAARQLGIDVKTIRNKLKFYGLE; encoded by the coding sequence ATGATCAACCGTAAGACGAAGATAATGGTGGTGGATGACGAAGAGGCCATGAGAGAAGTCCTGGAGATGCGTCTGCAGGGATGGGGCTTCGACGTGCGCAGCGCCTGCGACGGCCTCGAGGCTCAGGATTTGGCGCTGAGCTACGATCCCGACATTATTATCTCTGATGTGGTGATGCCGGAGCTTTCGGGACTGGACCTGCTGCGCTCCCTCAAGGCGGATCGTGCCGACCGTCCGGTCGTGCTGGTGACCGCGCAGGGCAGCATCGACCTGGCGGTAGAAGCCATGAAACAGGGTGCGCAGGACTTCGTCACAAAGCCTCTGGATTATGGCAAATTACGGGCCATCCTGCAGGTTGCGGAGAATGACCTGGAACTCCGACGCAAATCCCAGCGCCTCCTTTCCCAGCTGGATCAGGGCGGCTTCGGCAATTTCGTCGGCAGCAGCAAAGCCATGCGCGAAGTCTACAGTCTCATCCAGAGCCTGAGTTCTACGGATGCGTCCGTCATCATCACCGGGGAGAGCGGCACCGGCAAAGAGCTCGCGGCACGCACGATTCATCAGATGAGCAGCCGCTCGACGGGACCGTTCATCGCCGTGAACGCCGCGGCGATTCCGGAGAACCTCATGGAGAGTGAAATTCTCGGCCATGAGAAAGGCGCTTTTACCGGAGCCATCGGATTGCGCGCGGGCTGCTTCGAGTTGGCGAACCGGGGAACGTTGTTTCTGGACGAAATCGCGGAAATGCCCCTGGCGCTCCAACCCAAGCTGCTGCGTGTGATCGAGGATCGCCGGGTGCGCCGTGTGGGCGGCAGCCACGAGTTTTCCGTCGACGTGCGCGTGATCGCCGCCACCAACAAGCATCCCTGGGCTGCTGTGGAAGGCGGCCGGCTGCGCGAGGATTTGTACTATCGGCTCAATGTTTTCACCATCGCGCTGCCCCAGCTGCGCGAGCGCAAGGGGGACATTGCGTTGCTGGCACATTACTTCATGCGCGAGTTCAACCGGAAACATGATACCAGGGTCGAAGGGCTGCGCGAGGAGGCGGTCGAGCTGCTCAAAGCCTACCCATGGCCTGGCAACGTGCGGGAGTTGAAGAATGTCATGGAGCGGGCCGTCATCCTGGCGCGCGGCAAGTGGATCGAGAGCAGTCATCTTCCTGCGTATGTCGTGACGCCTCACGCCGGCTCCGGCGCGAAGATCGTGCTTCCCATCGGCGTCACGGCCGCTGAGGCCGAGAAGGAGCTGATCCTGAAGACCCTGGAGAACACAGGCCAGAACAAGGCGGAGGCAGCACGTCAGCTGGGCATCGACGTGAAGACCATCCGCAACAAGCTCAAGTTTTATGGGCTCGAGTAG
- a CDS encoding HAMP domain-containing protein — MKISTKIISGYGILITLMAGLLGYQVFTIHRMQKIIKNIKEVNFDAAYNALEMRRDIDLVEEFTKKSFASDDPGYRDRLQEYCTNFETDLDNSNSARLFRAWSTFTTELSRQQLALQSQETLGVPGVLVDQLEQLKNEIRSAYQEAMNGINAEVSVFLRTSRLAETISWIVAAVALLLSALVSLLIVQSISAPLKQLTQGTRAITEGKFFYRLDTTRRDEFGQLAKDFNTMTHRLNELDQMKKDFVAHVSHELKVPLASMQETIQLLLEQLPGPLGDKQRRLLELNLASGQRLSAMIGNLLDLSRMEAGVLEYELKSNDLAGLARTAAAELQPVAGERDLTLELEVPEQPLMVECDGDRILQIIRNLLGNAVKFSPRGKAIRVRVARAPQIPAGMPEFWRGKVLFPADGKEFALVTVADSGPGVPDQHKKKIFEKFHQVKQGKKIPGQGAGLGLAISRTIAEAHRGALWVEDNPEGGSIFYLMIPPGESGGEVTYRASSPI; from the coding sequence ATGAAGATATCCACAAAGATCATTTCGGGTTACGGGATTCTCATCACCCTGATGGCGGGACTGCTGGGCTACCAGGTCTTCACCATTCACCGGATGCAGAAGATCATCAAGAATATTAAGGAAGTCAACTTCGACGCCGCCTATAACGCGCTGGAAATGAGACGCGACATCGATCTGGTGGAGGAGTTTACGAAAAAGTCGTTCGCCTCGGATGATCCGGGCTACCGGGACCGGCTCCAGGAATATTGCACCAACTTCGAGACCGACCTGGATAATTCAAATTCCGCGAGGCTTTTCCGTGCCTGGTCGACCTTTACAACGGAGCTCTCGCGCCAGCAGCTTGCACTGCAATCCCAGGAAACTCTGGGCGTGCCCGGTGTCCTGGTCGATCAGCTGGAGCAGTTGAAAAACGAGATCCGCAGCGCCTACCAGGAGGCCATGAACGGGATCAACGCCGAAGTCAGCGTCTTCCTGCGCACCAGCAGATTGGCCGAAACCATTTCCTGGATCGTGGCGGCGGTCGCGCTGCTGTTGAGCGCCCTGGTCTCCCTGCTGATCGTCCAGTCCATCTCGGCGCCGCTGAAGCAGCTCACGCAAGGCACTCGTGCGATCACGGAAGGAAAATTCTTCTACCGTCTGGACACGACCCGGCGCGACGAGTTCGGGCAGCTCGCCAAGGATTTCAACACCATGACCCACCGCCTGAACGAGCTTGATCAGATGAAAAAGGACTTCGTGGCGCACGTATCCCACGAGCTGAAAGTGCCGTTGGCGTCCATGCAGGAAACGATCCAGCTTCTGCTCGAGCAGCTCCCCGGCCCGCTGGGCGACAAACAGCGGCGCCTGCTTGAACTCAACCTCGCGAGCGGGCAGCGGCTCTCCGCCATGATCGGCAACCTCCTCGATCTCTCGCGCATGGAAGCGGGAGTGCTGGAGTACGAACTGAAAAGCAACGATCTGGCCGGTCTGGCCCGGACTGCGGCAGCAGAGCTGCAGCCTGTTGCGGGCGAAAGGGATCTGACACTGGAACTTGAAGTCCCCGAACAACCCCTGATGGTAGAATGTGACGGGGATCGGATCCTGCAGATCATCAGGAATCTGCTGGGCAATGCAGTCAAGTTTTCCCCGAGGGGCAAAGCGATCCGCGTGCGCGTGGCGCGGGCGCCTCAAATTCCGGCTGGAATGCCGGAGTTCTGGCGCGGGAAAGTCCTATTCCCTGCCGACGGGAAGGAATTCGCGCTGGTGACCGTCGCGGATTCCGGCCCGGGCGTGCCCGATCAGCACAAGAAAAAGATCTTCGAGAAGTTTCATCAAGTAAAGCAGGGGAAGAAGATACCGGGTCAGGGTGCAGGCCTCGGCTTGGCGATCTCCCGCACCATCGCCGAGGCGCACCGCGGTGCGCTCTGGGTCGAAGACAATCCTGAGGGGGGCAGCATTTTCTATCTTATGATTCCCCCGGGGGAAAGCGGCGGCGAAGTTACGTACCGGGCATCATCACCGATCTGA
- the bamD gene encoding outer membrane protein assembly factor BamD yields MKTKSLALSILAISMWVSACHKKPVGPLATPPPVLQPVPVSPPPVPVPATWPELPLPPSRLPAPPEPPLPRSFRDGEASFQSGKYAEAIRFYERYLREDPVIQYKDVAMFRLGILYTLSCSSPECRAKSLEKSEEQFKRLVSQFPRSPYSAEARFILSLQTEIEKMKTEAKTREEKIKKLTDELDRLKKIDLERQPSRIKK; encoded by the coding sequence ATGAAAACGAAGAGTCTGGCCCTGTCAATCCTGGCAATTTCCATGTGGGTATCCGCTTGCCACAAGAAACCGGTAGGTCCGCTTGCTACTCCTCCTCCGGTGTTGCAGCCGGTGCCGGTTTCCCCGCCGCCGGTCCCGGTGCCGGCGACCTGGCCCGAGCTGCCGCTGCCGCCTTCACGGCTTCCCGCTCCACCCGAACCGCCACTCCCAAGGAGCTTCCGCGATGGAGAGGCAAGTTTCCAGAGCGGCAAGTATGCGGAAGCGATCCGTTTCTATGAAAGATATCTCCGGGAAGATCCCGTCATCCAGTATAAGGACGTAGCCATGTTCAGGCTGGGGATATTGTACACGCTCTCATGCTCGTCTCCCGAGTGCCGAGCCAAGTCGCTGGAGAAGTCCGAAGAGCAGTTCAAGCGCCTCGTCTCCCAGTTTCCGCGAAGCCCTTACAGCGCGGAAGCCCGGTTCATCCTCAGCTTGCAGACGGAAATCGAAAAGATGAAAACAGAGGCCAAGACGCGGGAAGAAAAGATTAAGAAACTCACGGACGAACTCGATCGCCTGAAAAAAATCGACCTCGAACGCCAACCATCGCGGATTAAGAAATAA
- a CDS encoding response regulator transcription factor has product MSIKILLADDHKIVRDGLRALIEKQPDMEVVAEAADGRTAVRLVKELLPDVVIMDISMPDLNGIEAARQVVADTPRVKIITLSMHSDSRFVKEVFKVGASGYLLKECAFEELANAIHTVAADQIYLSPHITHVVLNDYLSKLPMAEASVFSVLTAREREVLQLMAEGKTTKEIAYSLELSVKTVEAHRQKIMEKSNIHSVAELTKYAIREGLTSLES; this is encoded by the coding sequence ATGAGTATCAAGATTCTCCTGGCGGACGATCACAAAATTGTGCGGGACGGCTTGCGCGCTTTGATCGAGAAGCAGCCGGACATGGAAGTCGTGGCCGAAGCAGCCGACGGCAGAACCGCCGTGCGCCTCGTCAAGGAGCTATTGCCCGACGTTGTGATCATGGATATCAGCATGCCGGACCTCAACGGCATAGAGGCCGCCAGGCAAGTGGTGGCCGACACCCCCCGAGTGAAGATCATCACATTGTCAATGCATTCAGACAGCCGGTTTGTCAAAGAAGTATTCAAGGTAGGCGCTTCGGGCTATCTCCTCAAGGAATGTGCCTTCGAGGAACTTGCCAATGCCATCCATACTGTGGCTGCCGACCAGATCTACCTGAGCCCGCACATCACTCACGTCGTGCTCAACGACTATTTGAGCAAACTTCCCATGGCGGAGGCTTCCGTCTTTTCCGTGCTGACTGCCAGGGAGAGGGAGGTGCTTCAGCTCATGGCCGAAGGAAAGACCACCAAGGAGATTGCCTATTCCCTGGAACTGAGCGTCAAGACCGTCGAAGCGCACCGTCAGAAAATCATGGAAAAATCAAACATCCACAGCGTCGCCGAGCTTACCAAGTATGCAATCCGCGAAGGACTCACCTCTCTCGAATCCTGA
- a CDS encoding tetratricopeptide repeat protein has translation MKSLTSRSLFGFGLLLSILFLTGTIFAAATNTLNVKCVDDSGKALVGAKVQIMAFGTGGKFKDAKADATGIAHYEKLEDGAYRVVVRPEGLAPGLYEPVFLKNSAQENITVKCPVGDPLKKFYWEDDALNAKAFELLKQAVGLLNEQKYAEAEKLFRDSLDMSPSNPDALFYYAVNLAQEKKWDLAKESFQKSYDMATALVMGTPPPPKDPKGTPPAPSPFATVQNNAKTMLTMLPGLKLKVEGNDELTQKNYKLAITKFEEAVKLIPTDPDAFYGLALSLGYDKQWDAAGKAADKAIALRPEDKGYLDLKKRLGDNAVLEKAKAVADQGDTMYNSKDYAGALKKYEEALPLLPDPALQASVWVQIGRSRTQLKQADAAVEAYNRAIQLAPPQDAPKYKQALADHYKIVAEQYLNDKQYDQAFAAYAQAGIPIFKLGQDWAKKPETEDLAIMAFQQVIKTEPLIPEAYFELGSLYYFNKKDYAKAKEYLTKYLQAGKDDKTLENARNILQVIEKKKQVNRRHQISTLRAQRKDSFLRPLRLDSMLLATGLARCLRIGTAPVIDAVSHPAHRVDKY, from the coding sequence ATGAAATCACTAACTAGCAGGTCATTATTTGGATTCGGTCTTCTCCTTTCAATCCTGTTCCTGACCGGGACGATTTTCGCTGCTGCCACCAACACGCTGAACGTCAAGTGCGTGGATGACTCGGGCAAAGCCCTTGTCGGGGCCAAAGTGCAGATCATGGCGTTCGGCACCGGCGGAAAATTCAAGGACGCGAAAGCAGACGCCACCGGAATAGCACATTACGAGAAGCTCGAGGATGGCGCCTATCGGGTCGTGGTGCGACCGGAGGGCCTCGCACCGGGTCTGTATGAGCCGGTCTTCCTCAAAAACAGCGCGCAGGAAAACATCACGGTCAAGTGTCCGGTAGGGGATCCTCTGAAGAAGTTCTATTGGGAGGATGATGCGCTGAATGCCAAAGCGTTCGAATTGCTGAAGCAGGCAGTAGGCTTGCTGAACGAGCAGAAATATGCAGAAGCGGAGAAGCTGTTCCGTGACTCTCTCGACATGAGTCCGTCGAATCCCGACGCGCTTTTCTACTACGCTGTGAATCTGGCCCAGGAAAAGAAGTGGGATCTCGCCAAGGAGAGTTTTCAGAAATCCTATGACATGGCCACCGCGCTCGTGATGGGCACACCGCCGCCGCCCAAGGATCCCAAAGGCACGCCGCCCGCGCCGAGCCCCTTTGCGACAGTTCAAAACAACGCCAAGACCATGCTTACCATGCTGCCGGGCCTGAAGCTGAAGGTCGAAGGCAACGATGAATTGACCCAAAAGAACTACAAGCTGGCAATCACCAAATTTGAAGAAGCAGTAAAGTTGATCCCCACGGATCCCGACGCTTTCTACGGCCTGGCGCTCTCGCTGGGATACGACAAGCAGTGGGATGCTGCCGGAAAGGCAGCCGACAAGGCGATCGCACTCAGGCCTGAGGATAAGGGCTATCTGGACCTGAAGAAGCGCCTTGGCGACAATGCCGTCTTGGAGAAGGCTAAGGCGGTCGCCGATCAGGGGGATACCATGTATAACAGTAAGGACTATGCCGGCGCCCTCAAGAAATATGAAGAGGCGCTGCCGCTGCTCCCTGATCCTGCGTTGCAGGCAAGCGTCTGGGTCCAGATCGGCAGATCACGCACTCAGCTCAAACAGGCAGACGCCGCTGTGGAAGCCTATAATCGCGCCATACAACTGGCGCCGCCGCAGGATGCGCCCAAATACAAGCAGGCCCTGGCCGACCACTACAAGATAGTGGCGGAGCAATACCTCAATGACAAGCAGTACGATCAGGCCTTTGCCGCTTATGCTCAGGCCGGCATTCCCATTTTCAAGCTCGGCCAGGATTGGGCCAAGAAGCCCGAGACCGAAGATCTGGCCATTATGGCCTTCCAACAGGTGATAAAAACCGAACCTCTGATTCCCGAGGCCTACTTCGAGCTGGGTTCATTGTATTACTTCAACAAGAAGGACTATGCCAAGGCCAAGGAGTATCTCACCAAGTACCTGCAGGCGGGAAAGGACGACAAGACCCTCGAAAATGCCCGCAATATCCTGCAGGTAATAGAGAAGAAGAAGCAAGTCAACCGGCGACATCAAATATCAACGCTGAGGGCGCAGAGAAAGGACTCTTTTCTGCGCCCTCTGCGTTTAGATTCTATGCTGCTCGCGACCGGGTTAGCGCGATGCCTTCGAATCGGAACTGCGCCTGTCATTGATGCCGTAAGCCACCCGGCTCACCGGGTCGACAAGTATTGA
- the ggt gene encoding gamma-glutamyltransferase: protein MKPIYRILIPILLCTGFLGMAQTGVNPVPDLGVPSTTGVVVSTSSFASDVGAAILHKGGNAVDAAVATAFALAVTHPAAGNIGGGGFMIVREVSGKAVAFDYREKAPLKSKPDMYLDAQGKIDRKLTNEGYLAPGVPGTVRGLELAHKRYGKLPWKDVVAPAVQLAGDGFVMPRGLANELNRQLGGVMGRYPSSVEAYGKPGGGKWTEGDRIVLKDLAKTLAAIADKGADVFYKGWIADRVAEDMKANGGLITKADLAAYKAKIRTPVTGRYRGYALICMPPPSSGGVGLIEMLNILENFDLKRNGRFAPETLHLMIEAMRRAYLDRARFLGDPDFVRVPVAKLTSKKYAKDLAATINPARASSSVELGKDIVTRAQPGESDETTHFCVIDKDGMAVSNTFTLEGGYGSRVVVKGAGFLLNNEMGDFNKKPGETNVTGDIGTQANLIVPEKRMLSSMTPTIVTRDGKVVLITGSPGGRTIINTVLSIVLGVLEFGMNGREAVDSARMHHQWLPDETTFEEGAIPADVAARLKGMGHNVRMQGRQGDGNSILVDPVSRVAYGINDRRSSDSKASR from the coding sequence ATGAAACCAATCTATCGGATTCTGATTCCGATCCTATTGTGCACAGGCTTCCTCGGCATGGCCCAAACCGGTGTGAATCCTGTTCCCGATTTGGGAGTGCCGTCGACGACCGGAGTGGTCGTATCGACCTCGTCATTTGCTTCCGATGTGGGTGCCGCTATCCTTCACAAGGGCGGCAACGCTGTGGATGCCGCGGTTGCGACCGCGTTTGCTCTGGCGGTTACCCATCCCGCGGCGGGGAATATCGGTGGTGGCGGATTCATGATTGTTCGCGAGGTTTCGGGGAAAGCCGTTGCCTTTGATTATCGTGAAAAGGCGCCGTTGAAATCCAAGCCGGATATGTACCTGGACGCACAAGGCAAGATCGACCGCAAACTCACAAACGAAGGGTATCTGGCTCCGGGAGTGCCGGGCACCGTGCGCGGCCTCGAACTCGCCCACAAACGCTACGGCAAGCTTCCCTGGAAAGATGTCGTCGCCCCAGCCGTGCAACTGGCAGGAGATGGATTCGTCATGCCGCGGGGCCTGGCGAATGAGCTCAACCGGCAGCTCGGCGGCGTCATGGGCAGATACCCCTCGTCGGTCGAGGCCTACGGCAAGCCCGGCGGAGGGAAGTGGACCGAGGGCGACCGCATCGTCCTGAAAGACCTCGCAAAAACGTTGGCCGCCATAGCCGACAAAGGCGCCGATGTCTTTTATAAGGGTTGGATTGCAGACCGGGTCGCTGAAGACATGAAGGCCAACGGCGGATTGATCACGAAAGCAGACCTGGCCGCGTACAAGGCAAAGATACGCACGCCTGTGACCGGCCGCTATCGCGGTTACGCGCTTATCTGCATGCCGCCCCCCTCTTCGGGAGGCGTCGGGCTGATCGAGATGCTCAATATCCTGGAAAACTTCGACCTGAAGAGGAACGGACGCTTTGCCCCGGAGACTCTGCACCTGATGATCGAGGCGATGCGCCGGGCCTATCTCGACCGGGCGCGGTTTCTAGGGGATCCGGACTTCGTGCGGGTTCCGGTGGCAAAACTTACTTCGAAGAAATATGCGAAGGATCTGGCCGCGACGATTAATCCCGCCAGGGCATCAAGCAGCGTCGAGCTCGGCAAGGATATCGTGACCAGGGCCCAGCCTGGGGAGAGCGACGAAACGACCCACTTCTGCGTAATCGACAAAGACGGCATGGCTGTTTCCAACACCTTCACGTTGGAAGGGGGCTACGGTTCCAGGGTGGTGGTCAAAGGTGCTGGCTTTCTGCTCAACAACGAAATGGGCGACTTCAATAAGAAGCCCGGCGAAACCAACGTCACCGGCGACATCGGCACCCAAGCCAACCTGATCGTCCCTGAAAAGCGCATGTTGAGCTCCATGACACCAACCATTGTGACGCGCGACGGCAAGGTCGTGCTGATCACCGGCTCGCCCGGCGGGCGGACCATTATCAACACGGTTCTCAGCATTGTTCTGGGCGTCCTGGAATTCGGCATGAACGGCCGCGAGGCGGTCGACTCCGCGCGGATGCACCATCAGTGGCTCCCCGACGAAACCACATTCGAGGAAGGGGCGATTCCTGCGGATGTGGCGGCGCGGCTAAAGGGTATGGGGCACAACGTCAGGATGCAGGGAAGACAGGGCGACGGGAATTCAATACTTGTCGACCCGGTGAGCCGGGTGGCTTACGGCATCAATGACAGGCGCAGTTCCGATTCGAAGGCATCGCGCTAA
- a CDS encoding nitroreductase family protein, with the protein MEFFDVVEARRSIRAFTERAPEEEKLRRIVHTANQAPSAGNLQAYEIFVVRGASDRKALARASLGQEFVAGAPVSLVFCARPARAAPKYGRRGTQLYATQDATIACTYAMLAATALGLATVWVGAFHDDEVRRAIRASEEIIPVAILPIGYPAEKPEPTSRRAIEDLVHEL; encoded by the coding sequence ATGGAATTCTTTGATGTAGTGGAGGCAAGACGGTCGATCCGGGCGTTTACCGAACGGGCACCGGAAGAGGAGAAGTTGCGCAGAATAGTCCATACGGCCAACCAGGCGCCATCGGCCGGGAATTTGCAGGCCTACGAGATCTTCGTCGTGAGGGGGGCATCGGACCGCAAGGCACTGGCCCGTGCCTCTCTGGGGCAGGAATTCGTAGCCGGAGCACCTGTGTCACTGGTGTTCTGTGCCCGGCCGGCACGCGCGGCTCCAAAATATGGACGGCGAGGCACGCAGCTCTATGCTACGCAGGACGCCACCATCGCGTGCACCTATGCGATGCTTGCCGCCACCGCCCTTGGGCTGGCCACAGTGTGGGTCGGCGCCTTCCACGACGATGAAGTGCGGCGCGCAATCCGCGCCTCAGAGGAGATCATACCCGTGGCGATTTTGCCGATCGGGTATCCGGCAGAGAAGCCGGAACCGACCTCGCGCCGCGCCATCGAGGATCTGGTCCACGAACTATAA
- the galT gene encoding galactose-1-phosphate uridylyltransferase translates to MPEIRQNIITRQWVIIATERARRPDQFRSAEGPRKDLPQHDPTCPFCPGNEAMTPAETYRFPQTGSWQVRVFPNKFAALSSEGELIRNTDGLKRTISGVGVHEVIVESPIHNVALALMTDAEVERILAACLDRYNRVFADRRVEAVTLFKNHGAAAGTSLVHPHLQLIGTPVIPTVVRERLEWALRFYDDNGACIFCATLNDELRDQKRVVAENKHFVAFIPFAALSPFHLWIYPRRHSASFGSISADEIASFARILRTVQRKLYFGLNDPDFNLVMRTAPRESNHIRYYHWYMSVLPRITKAAGFELGSGMFINVSRPEDSAAFLRGVPDD, encoded by the coding sequence ATGCCGGAAATCCGCCAGAACATCATCACGCGCCAATGGGTCATTATCGCAACTGAGCGCGCACGACGCCCGGACCAGTTCAGGAGCGCAGAGGGCCCCCGTAAAGACCTGCCACAGCATGATCCCACCTGCCCGTTTTGTCCCGGCAATGAAGCCATGACGCCGGCCGAAACCTACCGTTTCCCGCAAACCGGTTCCTGGCAGGTCCGCGTATTCCCGAACAAATTCGCCGCCCTCTCCTCCGAAGGGGAACTCATACGGAATACTGACGGCCTGAAGCGGACCATCTCCGGAGTAGGCGTGCATGAGGTCATTGTTGAGAGCCCAATACATAATGTTGCGCTGGCGCTCATGACCGATGCCGAGGTTGAGAGGATCCTCGCGGCATGTCTCGATCGCTATAACAGGGTGTTTGCGGACCGGCGGGTGGAGGCAGTCACGCTGTTCAAGAACCACGGTGCAGCGGCCGGCACTTCGCTGGTTCACCCTCACTTGCAGCTCATCGGAACTCCGGTGATCCCCACCGTGGTACGGGAACGTCTCGAATGGGCGCTCCGTTTTTACGACGATAACGGCGCCTGCATTTTTTGCGCCACGTTGAACGACGAACTGCGGGATCAGAAACGAGTGGTGGCCGAGAACAAGCACTTTGTCGCGTTCATCCCGTTTGCGGCGCTCTCGCCCTTTCATTTGTGGATCTACCCGCGCCGGCATTCTGCCTCGTTCGGATCCATCTCGGCAGATGAAATTGCGAGTTTCGCCCGCATCCTGCGGACAGTTCAGCGCAAGCTCTATTTCGGCCTGAATGACCCGGACTTCAACCTGGTGATGCGCACGGCACCGCGTGAGTCGAACCACATTCGTTACTATCACTGGTATATGAGCGTGCTGCCGCGCATAACCAAGGCAGCGGGATTCGAGCTGGGTTCGGGCATGTTCATCAATGTGAGCCGGCCTGAAGATTCGGCAGCCTTTTTGCGCGGCGTGCCCGACGATTAA
- a CDS encoding sigma-70 family RNA polymerase sigma factor: protein MKSGAPDSKDRTTGKSKTSDRRAVSKLMPAVYDELRRLARHYLRRERPGQSLQATALVNEAYLRLKKDKRQPWQDRTHFLAIAATSMRQILVERARARNAAKRGGAQIRITLDEAVAAGGEKSIDFLALDEALTRLSAMDPEQARIVELRFFAGLSIEESAEALEISPATVKRGWSMAKAWLKREMREED, encoded by the coding sequence ATGAAGTCAGGTGCGCCGGATTCCAAGGACAGGACGACCGGAAAAAGTAAAACTTCCGACCGGCGAGCCGTCTCCAAACTCATGCCCGCCGTCTATGACGAACTCCGAAGGCTGGCTCGTCATTATCTCAGGCGGGAACGGCCGGGGCAATCGCTGCAGGCAACCGCGCTCGTCAACGAAGCCTATTTGAGATTGAAGAAGGACAAACGGCAGCCGTGGCAGGACCGCACCCATTTTCTCGCCATCGCAGCCACCTCCATGCGCCAGATTCTCGTGGAACGGGCGCGTGCGCGCAACGCCGCCAAGCGCGGAGGTGCGCAGATCCGGATTACTCTGGACGAAGCGGTTGCAGCCGGCGGAGAGAAATCGATCGACTTCCTGGCGCTCGACGAGGCGCTGACCCGGCTGTCTGCGATGGATCCTGAGCAGGCGCGCATCGTCGAGCTTCGCTTTTTCGCCGGCCTGAGCATCGAGGAATCCGCGGAAGCCCTGGAGATTTCTCCGGCCACCGTGAAGCGGGGTTGGAGCATGGCGAAGGCATGGCTCAAGCGCGAGATGCGAGAGGAAGACTGA